From one Rattus norvegicus strain BN/NHsdMcwi chromosome 7, GRCr8, whole genome shotgun sequence genomic stretch:
- the Zfp706 gene encoding zinc finger protein 706 isoform X1, protein MARGQQKIQSQQKNAKKQAGQKKKQGHDQKAAAKAALIYTCTVCRTQMPDPKTFKQHFESKHPKTPLPPELADVQA, encoded by the exons ATGGCTCGTGGACAGCAGAAGATTCAGTCTCAGCAGAAAAATGCCAAAAAGCAGGCTggacaaaagaagaaacaaggacaTGACCAAAAGGCTGCTGCCAAAGCTGCCTTAATATATACCTGCACAGTCTGTAGG ACACAAATGCCTGACCCCAAGACCTTCAAGCAGCACTTTGAGAGCAAGCACCCTAAGACTCCACTTCCTCCAGAATTGGCTGATGTTCAGGCATAA